Proteins encoded together in one Sulfitobacter pontiacus window:
- a CDS encoding type II secretion system F family protein — MSAEPIIYGLIFVGVLVLVEGLYLVAFGKSISLNSKVNRRLEMLEKGARREEVLDKLRKEMQQHMDNKSIPVYSLLAEKAQKAAIAFAPKQLIMIMAGLSVVAFLGLTIGTNTEVPVRILISVGIGVGAVFFWISSKAKKRMDMIEEQLPDAVELMVRSLRVGHPFTSAISIVSKEIQDPLASEFGVIADETAYGRDIGEALKDMAERLDMQDLRFLAVAVTIQQQSGGNLAEILAGLAKVIRARFRLFRRVRAITAEAKWSGKFLSAFPILALIVIKLGDPHYYDEVMTHPLFIPGCIAVVLFLSLNLIVMRKLTDIKV, encoded by the coding sequence ATGAGTGCAGAACCCATTATCTATGGCCTGATCTTCGTCGGTGTCCTTGTGCTGGTCGAAGGGCTGTATCTGGTCGCTTTCGGTAAATCCATCAGCCTCAACAGCAAGGTCAACCGCCGGCTTGAAATGCTGGAAAAAGGGGCCCGCCGCGAAGAGGTTCTGGACAAGCTGCGCAAGGAAATGCAGCAGCACATGGATAATAAATCCATTCCGGTCTATTCCCTGCTCGCCGAGAAAGCACAAAAGGCCGCGATCGCCTTTGCGCCAAAACAGCTGATCATGATCATGGCCGGCCTTTCGGTCGTCGCCTTTCTGGGGCTGACCATCGGCACCAATACCGAAGTGCCCGTGCGCATCCTGATCTCTGTCGGGATCGGTGTCGGGGCGGTATTTTTCTGGATCTCGTCCAAAGCGAAGAAGCGTATGGACATGATCGAAGAGCAGCTGCCTGACGCGGTGGAACTGATGGTGCGATCGTTGCGCGTGGGCCACCCTTTCACCAGCGCGATCTCTATCGTGTCCAAGGAAATCCAGGACCCGCTTGCGTCGGAATTCGGCGTAATCGCCGATGAAACCGCCTATGGCCGCGACATTGGCGAGGCGCTCAAGGATATGGCCGAACGGCTTGATATGCAGGATTTGCGCTTCCTCGCGGTGGCTGTGACCATCCAGCAGCAATCGGGGGGTAACCTTGCCGAAATCCTTGCGGGGTTGGCCAAGGTCATCCGCGCCCGCTTCCGCCTGTTCCGCCGCGTGCGTGCTATCACTGCCGAGGCGAAATGGTCCGGCAAGTTCCTGTCCGCCTTCCCGATCCTCGCGCTCATCGTGATCAAACTCGGTGACCCGCATTACTATGACGAAGTCATGACCCACCCGCTGTTCATCCCCGGCTGTATCGCGGTTGTCCTGTTCCTGTCGCTTAACCTCATCGTCATGCGCAAGCTGACCGATATCAAAGTCTAA
- a CDS encoding ATPase has translation MNMQASAVMAPPPPRTIQEMKLPVVMMRDIMIKTMFRKNVTMVSELAAAICLPLQVTQELVDLSRDQRLLEATGTLNANNGNEMGYQLTDLGKARALDALAQSEYFGPMPVPLDVYREQIKRQSVRNMQITRAKLETAMGHLVLPSELIGNLGPAVTAGRSILMYGPPGNGKSSISNGIRDALGDRIYVPRAIEYAGQVITVYDPIVHTAISEEKQDPKSLRRVTRFDTRYVKCERPTVITGGELTLDMLDLVYNPTARTYQAPLQLKSTGGIFIVDDLGRQAESPQALVNRWIVPLEENKDILALQSGEKFEVPFDTLVVFSTNFHPNEIFDQAALRRIFFKIKIDGPNQENFLKIFAMVAKKRNIKLDEATLIHLLKTKYPTINNVFANYQPIFLIDQMISICDFEGIPHQMRPDLIDRAWANMFVEDETIVR, from the coding sequence ATGAATATGCAAGCCAGCGCCGTCATGGCCCCTCCTCCGCCGCGCACCATCCAAGAGATGAAGCTGCCCGTGGTGATGATGCGCGACATCATGATCAAGACGATGTTCCGCAAGAACGTCACCATGGTCAGCGAGCTCGCAGCGGCGATCTGCCTGCCGCTTCAGGTCACGCAGGAACTGGTGGATCTGTCGCGCGACCAACGCCTTCTCGAAGCGACGGGCACGCTCAACGCGAATAACGGCAATGAAATGGGCTACCAGCTGACCGATCTGGGCAAGGCCCGCGCGCTGGATGCCTTGGCGCAATCGGAATACTTCGGCCCGATGCCCGTGCCGCTTGATGTCTACCGCGAACAGATCAAGCGCCAGTCCGTGCGCAACATGCAGATCACCCGCGCAAAGCTCGAAACGGCGATGGGCCATCTGGTGCTCCCGTCCGAGCTGATCGGCAACCTTGGCCCAGCCGTGACGGCCGGTCGCTCCATCCTGATGTACGGCCCCCCCGGCAATGGTAAATCAAGCATCTCCAACGGGATTCGCGACGCGCTTGGCGACCGCATCTATGTCCCCCGCGCGATTGAATACGCCGGTCAGGTAATCACGGTCTATGACCCCATCGTGCACACCGCCATTTCCGAAGAGAAACAAGATCCGAAATCCCTGCGCCGCGTGACGCGCTTTGACACCCGCTATGTCAAATGCGAACGCCCCACAGTGATCACCGGGGGCGAACTGACGCTCGATATGCTTGATCTGGTCTACAACCCCACCGCACGGACCTATCAAGCCCCGCTGCAGCTGAAATCCACCGGCGGCATCTTCATCGTCGACGACCTTGGCCGACAGGCAGAATCGCCACAGGCGCTGGTCAACCGCTGGATCGTGCCGCTGGAAGAAAACAAAGACATCCTCGCCCTGCAATCGGGCGAGAAGTTCGAAGTTCCCTTCGACACGCTGGTGGTCTTCTCCACCAACTTCCACCCCAATGAGATCTTCGACCAGGCCGCCCTGCGCCGGATCTTCTTCAAGATCAAGATCGACGGGCCCAATCAGGAAAACTTCCTCAAGATCTTTGCCATGGTCGCCAAGAAACGAAACATCAAACTGGACGAGGCGACGCTGATCCATTTGCTGAAAACAAAATACCCTACGATCAACAACGTGTTCGCCAACTATCAGCCGATCTTCCTGATCGACCAGATGATTTCCATCTGCGATTTCGAAGGTATCCCGCACCAGATGCGCCCTGATCTGATCGACCGTGCTTGGGCCAATATGTTCGTCGAGGATGAAACCATCGTCAGGTAG
- a CDS encoding type II secretion system F family protein, translated as MGWIAILGALGLTMVGATLVMILRQPEDPLAKLKRSQTEAADAGKQQRLRQSDRNEKLQKFAKFLEPEDVEELSAKALLLRQAGYSSRDAVRFFHFAQMALGIAGLVIGTVYINFLGGGEGMTTNKMMLYTVGPGGIGYFLPRYWVTRRVAERKEEITRGFPDALDMMLVCVEAGQSLDQCIVRVARELRASYPALAEEFEIVAYEMKAGKDKVSVLNAMGERCGVQDVSSFVTVLVQSAAFGTSIADALRVYAAEMRDKRVMRAEEAANKLPTKMTLATMMLTVPPLLIILVAPSVMNITKLGQ; from the coding sequence ATGGGCTGGATCGCCATTCTGGGCGCATTGGGCCTGACCATGGTGGGCGCAACGCTTGTCATGATCCTGCGCCAGCCCGAAGACCCTTTGGCCAAGCTCAAACGGAGCCAGACCGAGGCTGCCGATGCAGGCAAGCAACAGCGCCTGCGCCAGTCGGACCGCAACGAGAAGCTGCAAAAGTTCGCCAAGTTCCTTGAACCCGAAGACGTGGAAGAGCTAAGCGCCAAGGCGCTGCTGCTGCGTCAGGCGGGCTATAGCTCGCGCGATGCGGTACGGTTCTTTCACTTTGCACAGATGGCGCTTGGTATTGCCGGGCTGGTGATCGGCACCGTCTACATCAACTTCCTTGGCGGCGGCGAAGGCATGACCACCAACAAGATGATGCTGTATACCGTGGGCCCCGGCGGCATCGGATATTTCCTGCCGCGCTATTGGGTGACCCGCCGCGTCGCCGAGCGGAAAGAGGAAATCACACGCGGTTTTCCCGATGCGCTGGACATGATGCTCGTCTGCGTCGAAGCCGGCCAGTCACTTGATCAATGTATCGTCCGTGTGGCCCGCGAATTGCGCGCCTCCTACCCTGCGCTGGCGGAAGAGTTCGAAATCGTCGCCTATGAGATGAAGGCCGGTAAAGACAAGGTCAGCGTGCTGAACGCCATGGGCGAACGCTGCGGCGTGCAAGATGTGTCGTCCTTTGTGACGGTGCTGGTACAATCCGCCGCCTTCGGGACATCCATCGCCGACGCGCTGCGGGTCTATGCCGCCGAGATGCGCGACAAACGCGTGATGCGCGCCGAAGAAGCCGCAAACAAGTTGCCAACCAAGATGACACTTGCCACAATGATGCTGACCGTTCCTCCGCTGCTGATCATTCTGGTCGCGCCATCGGTGATGAACATTACCAAACTAGGTCAGTAA
- a CDS encoding CpaF family protein produces MFSKYKKPGDVAVATPAPKAKAPAPQQQPEEAVAPKPASMRRVAQAATVAPQDRDVKRKQRMSDIKLELHRALLENLNLAALEHASEQDLRSEINEISTEILAEKSIVLNREDRVQLNSELYDEVTGLGPLETLLKDDSVNDILVNGPQQIFVERAGKLQLTDVTFKDEKHLLRIIDKIVSAVGRRVDESNPYVDARLKDGSRFNAMVPPIAVDGSLVSIRKFKKDKLGIDDLVSFGAFSEEMAAYLQAAVATRLNIIVSGGTGSGKTTTLNALSSFIANDERILTIEDTAELQLQQTHVGRMESRPPNVEGKGEVSPRDCLKNALRMRPDRIIVGETRGEEVIDMLQAMNTGHDGSMTTIHANSARDGVSRLENMIAMAGIEMPLKAVRSQISSAVNLIVQASRLQDGSRRMTSITEITGMEGDVISMQEIFRFQRVGLTPENKIIGHFTGTGVRSHFSERFKMWGYDLPSSIYEPVVVK; encoded by the coding sequence ATGTTCTCGAAGTATAAAAAGCCAGGTGACGTTGCCGTAGCCACACCCGCCCCAAAGGCGAAGGCTCCCGCGCCCCAGCAACAGCCAGAGGAAGCGGTCGCGCCCAAACCCGCCAGCATGCGCCGCGTGGCCCAAGCCGCAACCGTCGCCCCGCAGGATCGCGACGTGAAGCGTAAGCAACGCATGAGCGACATCAAGCTCGAACTGCACCGTGCCCTGCTTGAGAACCTGAACCTCGCCGCCCTTGAACACGCCTCGGAACAGGATCTGCGCAGCGAGATCAACGAAATCTCGACCGAGATTCTGGCCGAGAAATCCATCGTGTTGAACCGCGAGGATCGCGTTCAACTGAACTCGGAACTGTATGACGAGGTGACCGGCCTTGGCCCGCTGGAAACGCTGCTGAAAGACGACAGCGTCAACGATATTCTGGTTAACGGCCCGCAACAGATCTTTGTGGAACGCGCGGGTAAACTGCAGCTGACCGACGTGACCTTCAAAGACGAAAAGCACTTGCTGCGGATCATCGACAAGATCGTTTCCGCCGTTGGCCGTCGCGTCGATGAAAGCAACCCTTATGTCGATGCGCGCTTGAAAGACGGCTCGCGTTTCAACGCTATGGTCCCGCCGATTGCCGTGGACGGCAGCCTTGTCTCCATTCGTAAGTTTAAGAAAGACAAACTGGGCATTGATGATCTGGTGAGCTTTGGGGCCTTCTCGGAAGAGATGGCAGCCTATCTGCAAGCCGCCGTCGCCACCCGTCTGAATATCATCGTCTCGGGCGGTACAGGTTCTGGTAAAACCACCACGCTGAACGCGCTGTCATCGTTTATTGCCAACGATGAACGGATCCTGACCATCGAAGACACCGCCGAACTGCAACTGCAACAGACCCATGTGGGCCGCATGGAAAGCCGCCCGCCCAACGTTGAAGGCAAGGGCGAGGTATCCCCGCGCGACTGTCTGAAAAACGCCCTGCGGATGCGTCCTGACCGGATCATCGTCGGCGAGACGCGCGGCGAGGAAGTAATCGACATGCTGCAGGCGATGAACACCGGCCACGACGGGTCGATGACCACGATCCACGCCAACTCTGCCCGCGATGGTGTCAGCCGTCTGGAAAACATGATCGCCATGGCCGGTATCGAAATGCCGCTGAAAGCGGTCCGCAGCCAGATCTCGTCGGCTGTGAACCTGATCGTACAAGCATCGCGCTTGCAGGACGGGTCGCGCCGCATGACGTCGATCACCGAAATCACCGGCATGGAGGGCGACGTGATTTCTATGCAGGAAATCTTCCGCTTTCAGCGCGTCGGCCTGACGCCCGAAAACAAGATCATCGGCCACTTCACCGGCACCGGCGTGCGCAGCCACTTCTCTGAACGTTTCAAGATGTGGGGCTATGACCTGCCATCGTCGATCTATGAACCCGTTGTGGTCAAGTAA
- a CDS encoding AAA family ATPase: protein MSSSMPQIDAPQIIACTVSRDVQNFDLLIEDMESALGEAWGDLGFSESLAFFSQPEAATLELIALALDSEDEENLPMMSEIISQAKSRHIKVILIAEDMSPASLHSLLRQGADEFVPYPLPEGELAATIERLRAGPEPTAEHIEAGPKLKPGADKDGAVIVVHGLAGGTGATSMAVNLAWELATSDKKNPPKVCLLDFDLQFGAVATYLDLPRREVVYDMLIETDEMDEESFGQALLTYEDTLQVLTAPADMLPLDLITSEDVTRILDMARNQFDYVVVDMPSTLVQWTETVLSNAHVYFAMLELDMRCAQNALRFKRALQSEELPVEKLRYVMNRAPKFTDLNAKARVKRMAESLGISIDVQLPDGGKQVTQANDHGLPLANTAAKNPLRREIAKLASSIHDLKADEAKAA, encoded by the coding sequence ATGAGCAGCAGTATGCCACAGATTGACGCACCACAGATCATCGCCTGCACTGTCAGCCGTGATGTACAGAACTTTGACCTGCTGATCGAGGATATGGAATCAGCTTTGGGCGAAGCCTGGGGTGATCTCGGCTTTTCTGAAAGCCTCGCTTTTTTCAGCCAGCCCGAAGCGGCGACGCTCGAGCTGATTGCACTGGCGCTTGATTCCGAGGACGAAGAGAACCTGCCGATGATGTCCGAAATCATCTCGCAGGCCAAATCGCGTCATATCAAGGTGATCCTGATCGCCGAAGACATGTCTCCGGCCTCGCTCCATTCCCTGTTGCGTCAAGGTGCGGATGAATTCGTTCCCTACCCGCTGCCCGAAGGCGAATTGGCGGCGACCATCGAACGTCTGCGCGCAGGCCCCGAGCCCACAGCCGAACATATCGAGGCAGGCCCCAAGCTGAAACCCGGTGCCGATAAAGACGGCGCTGTGATCGTGGTACATGGTTTGGCCGGTGGCACCGGTGCGACGAGCATGGCCGTTAATCTGGCGTGGGAGCTGGCGACTTCCGACAAAAAGAACCCGCCAAAGGTCTGCCTGCTGGATTTCGATCTGCAGTTCGGGGCCGTGGCGACCTATCTGGACCTGCCGCGCCGCGAAGTCGTCTATGACATGCTGATCGAGACAGACGAGATGGACGAGGAAAGCTTTGGTCAGGCCCTGCTGACCTATGAAGACACGCTTCAGGTCCTGACCGCCCCCGCCGATATGCTGCCGCTTGATCTGATCACCTCGGAAGATGTGACGCGGATTCTGGATATGGCGCGCAACCAGTTCGACTACGTTGTTGTCGATATGCCGTCGACGCTGGTGCAATGGACCGAAACCGTGCTGAGCAATGCGCATGTCTATTTTGCCATGCTCGAACTGGATATGCGCTGCGCCCAAAACGCCCTGCGTTTCAAACGCGCGCTGCAATCCGAAGAGCTGCCGGTCGAAAAGCTGCGTTATGTCATGAACCGCGCGCCGAAATTTACCGACCTTAACGCCAAAGCGCGGGTCAAACGGATGGCAGAAAGCCTTGGTATCTCCATCGACGTGCAGCTGCCTGATGGCGGCAAGCAGGTGACGCAGGCCAACGACCACGGTCTGCCGCTCGCCAATACCGCCGCCAAGAACCCGCTACGTCGCGAGATTGCAAAGCTCGCGTCTTCTATCCACGACCTCAAGGCTGACGAAGCCAAAGCCGCCTGA
- a CDS encoding tetratricopeptide repeat protein produces MTLIAGLAACSAGGLSAFGGKRASPDNPFAPGVNTRKDAEDGVEVAHRLMRAGEYELAIRAFNRAALASQLDAEILSGLGSANLGLGRLGQAEKLLRDAVEKDETHPEVWNNLGVVLMERGKLAEAQLTFRKAYALDNGESDAIRDNLRLALAKSENSVTIPDQEDSYKLVRRGSGDYLVRPAS; encoded by the coding sequence ATGACCCTGATCGCCGGATTGGCCGCTTGCTCTGCAGGCGGTCTTTCCGCGTTTGGGGGCAAGCGCGCCAGCCCTGACAACCCCTTTGCCCCCGGTGTCAACACCCGCAAGGACGCCGAAGACGGGGTAGAGGTCGCCCACCGTCTGATGCGCGCGGGCGAATACGAACTGGCCATCCGCGCCTTCAACCGCGCGGCGCTCGCCTCCCAGTTGGACGCCGAAATCCTGTCGGGACTGGGCAGCGCCAACCTTGGGCTGGGGCGATTGGGTCAGGCGGAAAAGCTGCTGCGCGACGCTGTAGAAAAGGACGAAACCCACCCCGAGGTCTGGAACAATCTCGGCGTTGTGTTGATGGAACGCGGCAAACTCGCCGAAGCCCAGCTGACCTTTCGCAAGGCCTATGCGCTTGATAATGGCGAAAGTGACGCAATCCGTGACAATTTGCGCTTAGCACTCGCAAAATCGGAAAACTCTGTTACGATCCCGGATCAAGAAGACAGTTATAAATTGGTGCGGCGCGGCTCGGGCGACTATCTGGTTCGGCCAGCATCATAA
- a CDS encoding prepilin peptidase produces the protein MEITSYAALWFLPFALPLCAYTIYTDLAFMRITNVTVIALAAVFVLIGPIALPFDSYLWHLLAMVVALVVGIFMNAGGLMGAGDAKFIAAATPFIALGDVRFVMALFMATLVAAYIIHRAAKYSPLRNLAPQWVSWHEAKKFPMGLALGTVLAAYLMLGAYFGA, from the coding sequence GTGGAGATCACCAGCTACGCAGCGCTGTGGTTCCTGCCCTTCGCGCTGCCCCTTTGTGCCTATACGATCTACACCGATCTGGCCTTTATGCGGATCACCAATGTCACGGTGATCGCATTGGCCGCCGTATTTGTGCTGATCGGCCCGATTGCCCTGCCCTTTGACAGCTACCTCTGGCACCTGCTGGCGATGGTGGTAGCCCTTGTTGTGGGCATCTTCATGAACGCAGGCGGGCTGATGGGCGCGGGGGATGCGAAATTCATCGCCGCCGCCACGCCCTTTATCGCGCTTGGGGATGTGCGCTTTGTCATGGCGCTGTTCATGGCGACGCTGGTTGCCGCCTATATCATTCACCGCGCCGCCAAATACTCCCCCCTGCGCAATCTTGCCCCGCAATGGGTCAGCTGGCACGAAGCCAAGAAGTTCCCCATGGGCCTCGCCCTTGGAACTGTGCTTGCGGCATATTTAATGCTCGGTGCCTACTTCGGGGCCTGA
- a CDS encoding lipopolysaccharide assembly protein LapB, with translation MRHPILLAACIAGVVAVAGCGKKSGEDTVTRAFQDVNVVDESNLNDVMLTVADPNEAVSYFTRTAQENPDRIDIQRSLGKSLIRAKRNQEAASVWGKVAASKDATADDKVDYADALIRAGDWAKAEKTLDSVPPTHETYNRYRLEAIVADSKQEWDKADSFYEIAIGLTTKPGSVMNNWGYSKLTRGDYQAAERLFGEAVKQDSTLFTAKNNLILARGAQREYSLPPIEMDQTERAQLLHTLALSAIKKGDVETGKGLLRDAISTHPQHFEAAVRSLRALENAG, from the coding sequence ATGCGCCACCCTATCCTATTGGCCGCCTGCATTGCAGGCGTCGTCGCAGTAGCAGGCTGCGGCAAGAAATCCGGCGAGGATACCGTCACCCGCGCCTTCCAGGACGTGAACGTCGTGGATGAAAGCAACCTCAACGATGTGATGTTGACAGTGGCCGACCCGAACGAGGCGGTCAGCTATTTCACCCGCACCGCGCAGGAAAACCCCGACCGCATCGACATCCAGCGCAGCTTGGGCAAATCCCTGATCCGCGCCAAACGCAACCAAGAGGCCGCATCCGTCTGGGGCAAAGTTGCCGCTTCCAAGGATGCCACCGCCGACGACAAGGTTGATTACGCCGATGCGCTGATCCGCGCAGGCGATTGGGCCAAAGCGGAAAAGACGCTGGATTCCGTCCCGCCCACCCATGAAACCTACAACCGCTACCGGCTCGAGGCGATCGTCGCTGACAGCAAACAGGAATGGGACAAGGCCGACAGTTTTTACGAGATCGCCATCGGTCTGACCACCAAGCCCGGTTCGGTCATGAACAACTGGGGCTACTCCAAACTGACCCGCGGCGACTATCAGGCTGCCGAACGCCTTTTCGGCGAGGCCGTGAAGCAGGATTCAACGCTGTTTACCGCCAAGAACAACCTGATCCTCGCCCGTGGCGCGCAACGTGAATACAGCCTCCCCCCGATCGAGATGGACCAGACGGAGCGCGCGCAACTGTTGCACACCCTCGCCCTCTCCGCGATCAAGAAGGGCGACGTTGAAACCGGTAAAGGGCTGCTGCGCGACGCCATCAGCACCCACCCGCAGCACTTCGAGGCCGCCGTCCGGTCGCTGCGCGCGCTGGAAAACGCAGGCTAA
- a CDS encoding ligase-associated DNA damage response DEXH box helicase, giving the protein MQTLPPKFSDWFATKGWSIHPHQQDMLDRAEVPALLLIAPTGGGKTLSGFLPTLVDLAEGGHDGMHTLYISPLKALAADIKRNLTTPVTEMSLPIRIENRTGDTSQTRKRRQRADPPHILLTTPESLALLTSYEDAPRMFKGLKRVVIDEIHALADSKRGDQLMLALARLQRLCPGLKRVGLSATVEDPAAIAHFMARHPDPCPILLADPGPPPDIRMLRTDAAPPWSGNGAAYAIPAVLDQIRQHKTTLIFHNTRAQAEIFFHNLWLANEDSLPIGIHHGSLDRQQRERVEAAMVRGDLRAIVCTGSLDLGIDWGDVDLVIQIGAPKNVKRLVQRIGRANHRYNAPSKALLVPANRFEVVECVAALDAVLAGDLDGDPRGPGPRDVLCQHILITACAGPFDADALYAEVTSAGAYASLSRAAFDACLDFCATGGYALRAYDRWQRLMCTNGKWHLRDPRSSQRIRMNIGTIQDTDTLKVRMKRNRGGAPLGEIEEGFAASLSAGDTFLIGGQIVKYEGLREMTVEVSRSAAKKPRVATFMGTKFATSTQLSARVQRMFTQDSWPELPRHTAEWLTLQREVSQLPQPGRLLIESFPHEGRAQTVFYGFAGRNAQQTLGLLLTKRMEELGLNPLGFVATDYATLIWGLDPVDDPAPLVDATVLHDGLDHWLAGNAVMKRTFRAAATIAGLIERNTPQARKSGRQATFSSDILYDTLQKYEPDHLLLDITREEALRGLVDFGRIEEMLHRIKGRIDHRILDRVSPLSAPLFLEMGRVPVKGQAEERLLAEESARLMEASGLAQITPAPDNIPLKRR; this is encoded by the coding sequence ATGCAGACCCTGCCCCCCAAGTTCTCCGACTGGTTCGCCACCAAAGGCTGGTCCATCCACCCCCACCAGCAAGACATGCTGGACCGCGCCGAGGTGCCCGCCCTGCTGTTGATCGCGCCGACCGGGGGCGGCAAGACGCTTTCGGGTTTTCTGCCCACGCTGGTCGATCTGGCCGAGGGCGGTCACGACGGCATGCACACGCTCTATATCTCGCCGCTCAAGGCGCTGGCCGCGGATATCAAGCGCAACCTCACCACCCCGGTGACCGAAATGAGCCTCCCCATCCGGATCGAGAACCGCACCGGCGACACCTCGCAAACGCGCAAACGCCGGCAACGCGCCGACCCGCCCCATATCCTGCTGACCACCCCCGAAAGCCTTGCGCTGCTGACTTCCTACGAGGATGCACCGCGCATGTTCAAAGGGCTCAAACGTGTCGTGATCGACGAGATCCACGCGCTGGCCGACAGCAAGCGGGGCGACCAGCTGATGCTGGCGCTGGCGCGGCTGCAACGTCTGTGTCCGGGGCTGAAACGGGTGGGCCTGTCAGCCACCGTCGAAGATCCCGCCGCCATCGCGCATTTCATGGCGCGTCACCCCGACCCCTGCCCGATCCTGCTGGCCGATCCCGGCCCGCCGCCCGACATCCGGATGCTGCGCACGGACGCAGCCCCGCCGTGGTCCGGCAATGGGGCTGCCTATGCGATTCCGGCGGTGCTCGACCAGATACGCCAGCATAAAACCACCCTGATTTTCCACAATACCCGCGCTCAGGCCGAGATTTTCTTTCACAATCTCTGGCTCGCCAACGAAGATAGCCTGCCCATTGGCATCCACCACGGGTCGCTCGATCGGCAGCAACGCGAACGGGTCGAAGCCGCGATGGTGCGCGGTGATCTGCGCGCGATTGTCTGTACCGGCAGCCTTGATCTGGGGATCGACTGGGGCGATGTCGATCTCGTGATCCAGATCGGTGCGCCTAAGAATGTCAAACGGCTGGTCCAGCGCATCGGGCGGGCCAACCACCGCTATAACGCGCCCTCCAAAGCGCTGCTGGTACCTGCAAACCGGTTCGAGGTGGTTGAATGTGTCGCCGCCCTCGACGCCGTATTGGCAGGCGATCTTGACGGCGACCCGCGCGGCCCCGGCCCCCGCGATGTGTTATGCCAGCATATCCTGATCACCGCCTGCGCCGGCCCATTCGACGCCGATGCGCTCTATGCCGAGGTGACCTCTGCCGGGGCCTATGCCAGCCTCAGCCGCGCCGCCTTTGATGCCTGCCTCGATTTCTGTGCCACAGGCGGCTACGCCCTGCGCGCCTACGACAGATGGCAACGTCTGATGTGCACAAACGGCAAATGGCACCTGCGCGATCCCCGCAGCAGCCAGCGCATCCGCATGAACATCGGTACCATTCAGGATACGGACACGCTGAAGGTCCGCATGAAACGCAACCGCGGCGGTGCCCCTTTGGGCGAAATCGAGGAAGGTTTCGCCGCCTCGCTCAGCGCGGGCGACACATTCCTGATCGGCGGCCAGATCGTCAAATACGAAGGGCTGCGGGAAATGACCGTAGAGGTCAGCCGTTCTGCCGCCAAGAAACCACGCGTTGCCACGTTCATGGGTACCAAATTCGCCACCTCGACCCAGCTCTCCGCCCGCGTGCAACGCATGTTCACCCAAGACAGCTGGCCCGAGCTGCCGCGCCACACGGCCGAATGGCTGACCCTGCAACGCGAAGTCAGCCAACTGCCGCAGCCGGGCCGCCTGCTGATCGAAAGCTTCCCCCATGAGGGCCGCGCCCAAACGGTCTTCTACGGCTTCGCCGGTCGCAACGCGCAGCAAACGCTCGGGCTGCTGCTGACAAAACGGATGGAGGAACTGGGCCTCAACCCCCTGGGCTTCGTCGCCACCGATTATGCCACGCTGATCTGGGGGCTGGATCCGGTCGACGACCCCGCCCCGCTGGTTGATGCCACAGTCCTGCATGACGGGTTGGACCATTGGCTGGCCGGCAATGCGGTGATGAAACGCACGTTCCGCGCCGCCGCCACCATCGCAGGGCTGATCGAACGGAACACTCCCCAAGCCCGTAAGTCTGGCCGGCAGGCGACCTTCAGCTCTGATATCCTGTATGACACCTTGCAGAAATACGAACCCGATCACCTCCTGCTCGATATCACCCGCGAAGAGGCCCTGCGCGGACTGGTCGACTTTGGCCGGATCGAGGAAATGCTGCATCGTATCAAGGGCCGGATTGACCACCGTATCCTCGACCGCGTCAGCCCGCTGTCCGCACCGCTGTTTCTGGAAATGGGCCGTGTGCCGGTCAAGGGACAGGCGGAAGAGCGTCTGCTGGCCGAGGAATCCGCGCGGTTGATGGAAGCCTCCGGCCTCGCACAGATCACACCCGCGCCGGATAACATCCCCCTCAAACGGCGCTAG